TGCAGTCGCCCAGGCGCTGCCGCACGGCGGAGGCGGCCTCGTTCGCGATGCGGACCGCGTCCCCCTCGGTGGCCGCGCGCGCGTGGATCTTGACCTCGATCTCCGGGAACGAGGCGCGGTAGCCCAGCGTGACGCCGAACTCTTCGGCGATGCCGCCGAGCAGGCCCGCCACGCGCGACTCGGTCTTGCCGAACGTGCGCAGGTGCACCTGGTGCGTGTTGCGCTCCGCCTGCGAGGCGATGGCCGGCACGATGGACTCGCGGAAGAGGTGCCGCATCTCGCGTGGCACGCCCGGCATGAAGTAGCAGGTGGCGTCGCCGAGAGGCAGCGCGAAGCCGGGCGCGGTGCCCACCGGGTTGGGGATGACGCTGGCGGTCTCCGGGCGGTCCGCTTGCTTCGCGTTCTCGTCCGGCATGACGCGCCCGAACGAGGCGTACTTCTTCTTGATGGCGTCCAGCACCACGGGGTCGCGCAGCAGTGGCTGGTTGGCCGCCTGCGCGGCCGCCGCTGCGGTGAGGTCGTCCGACGTGGGCCCGAGGCCGCCCGTCACGATGACCACCGAGGCCTTCGTGGCGAGGCGCCGCAGCGCGTCCACGATGAGCGGGATGTCGTCTTCCACGGTGGCGTGCTCGTGCACGTCGAACCCGAGCGTGATGAGCTGCTCGGCCAGCCAGGTGGCGTTGGTGTCGACGAGCTCGCCCCGGGTGAGCTCGGTACCGATGGACAGGATCGCGGCGGTCATTGGGGTCGCAGAGAGTGCCAGCCCGTCTTGGGTAGGGCAATAGCGGTGCTGGGCGGGGTCCGGGTGCCTCCTCCTGCTGTCTCCGGGTGGGATCACGGTGGCGTCGTCGATCGGAGGGGGACGGGCACCCTGGTCTGCGGGGCCGGTCGCGCTGGCGCTCCCTCGGGTGCCTCCCCCATTTCCGTGCGTCCTGCGGACGCTGAAATGGGGCCCCCCCCACCCCCGCTGCCCAGGGCGCCCGTCCCCCTCCTGCGGTGGCGTCTCGTGGGAGCACGCGGGTGGGCTCGACGGAGGAGGCACCGGGCCCTTTTTCGCCGTCGGGGCTCGACGGAGACGGGTGGCACCCGTCTAGCTCGGCGTGGGGTCAGCTGGGCTCGGGGTGCGGGTGTGCGTCCACCGGGGGCGTCCGCCTGGTCCGGTACGACGGGGCGCGGCGCTGCTACCGGCAGACCACTCCTGGGTACTGGTCCGTCGATTGCCTCCACGGTGTCCATCCAGGCGGAACCTGCACGCTGTGGCCTTCGATGTTGGACACCATCCGCAATCCAGGTGACGCCGCACGCTGATTTGGCCCGGTTCGCTCGTCCGCCTGGCAGTGGACCTGCGCGACCTGCGTTGCTGCACAACCGACGACGGCGCCGAAGAGCGCGATGAGAAAAGCCTGCCTCTTGTTCATTGTCTTCTCCTTGCTTGGACCCGGCATATTACACCACGCATCTTGCGCAGCCGAACCAGCGCGCCCGTGCCCGCCGCGACCCCTGCCCCGCCCCGGCGGATCGATCACGCGACCAAGCACACCCGGAGTGACCCGGGCCTTGTCGCCTGCCCACGCCGCGTGCTCTGATCAACCCATGGGCCTCCTCGGAAAGATCGTTCAGAACACCAAGTTCGTCGCCAAGGCCGTCCGCGCCGTCACGCGCGACCGCGTCTCTCCCCCGGCGCAAGCCCCGCTGCCGGTGGGCGAGGTGCGCGACTACACCGCCGCCGAGCTGACCGCGTACGACGGCAGCGACCCCACGCGGCCCGTGCTCCTCTCCATCGAGGGCCGCGTGTTCGATGTCACACCCGGCCGCAGCTTCTACGGGAAGGGCGGCCCCTACGAGATGTTCGCGGGCAAGGAGTGCGCCGTCGCCCTCGCCAAGATGAGCTTCGACGCCGCCGACGTGCACGGCGACACCAGCACCCTCGAAGCCGAAGAGCGCGAGAAGCTCAACGACTGGCGCGAGACCTTCGAAGGCAAGTACCGCGAGCTGGGCCGCCTGCTGCCGTAGGAGCTCAACCTCTCAAGCCGGCAGCGTGGGCGGCCGCACGCCGGCCATGTGCTGCACCAACCGCATCACCTGGCAGCTGTACCCGTACTCGTTGTCGTACCACACGTACAGCACGCAGCGGTTCTGGTCCGTGATGGTGGCCGTGGCGTCCACGATGCCCGCGTGGCGGTTGCCCACCAGGTCGCTCGAGACGATGTCCGGCGAGGTGAGGTAGTCGATCTGGTCCTGCAGGGGCGAGTCGATGGCCACCTTGCGCAGGTGGTCGTTGAGCGCGTCCTTCGTGATGGGCTGGCCCAGCGTGAGGTTCAGGATGGCCAGCGACACGTTGGGGGTGGGCACGCGGATGGCGTTGCCGGTGAGCTTGCCGGCCAGCTCGGGCAGGGCCTTGGCCACGGCCTTGGCGGCGCCCGTCTCGGTGATGACCAGGTTGAGCGGGGCCGCGCGCCCGCGCCGCGCCTTCTTGTGGAAGTTGTCGATCAGGTTCTGGTCGTTGGTGTACGAGTGCACCGTCTCCATGTGGCCCGACTGGATGCCGTACTGGTCGTTGATGACCTTGAGCACCGGCACGATGGCGTTGGTGGTGCAGCTGGCCGCCGACACGATGGAGGCGTCCGCCGCGAGCGTGCCGTCGTTCACGCCGAACACGATGTTGGGCACGTCGCCCTGGCCCGGCGCGGTGAGGATGACCTTGGCCGCGCCCTTGGCCTTCAAGTGGCGCCCGAGGCCGTCGCGGTCGCGCCAGATGCCCGTGTTGTCCACGATGATGGCGTCGCGGATGCCGTACTGCTCGTAGTCCACGTCTTCCGGGGCGTTCGAGTACAGCACGCGCACCATGTTGCCGTTGATGACCAGCGCGTTGTCCTCTTGGTCCACGCGGATGGTGCCGCTGAAGGGCCCGTGGATGGAGTCGCGGCGCAGCAGGCTGGCGCGGCGCTCGAGGTCGCCCTCCTTGCCCGGACGCACCACGATGGCGCGCAGGCGGAACTTGTCGCCGCCGCCGATCTTGTCGATGAGGATGCGCGCCATCAGGCGGCCGATGCGGCCGAAGCCGTAGAGCACCACGTCCTGGGGCTCGCGGCGCATGGGCTCGCGGCCCGTGTTCAGGCTGGCGAGCTGGCTGCGCACGTAGTCGGCGAAGCTGCCCTCCACCTGGTCACGCCCGAAGTTGCGGCGCAGCTTGCCCACGTCCACCTTGGCGGGCGCCAGGTCCATCGCGGTCATCGCCTCGATCGCGGTGAACGTGTCTTCGAGCGGGAGCTCGAGTCCGTCCAGGCGGCGCGCGGCGCGGTGGGCCTTGATGATCTCGAGCGGCGTGGCCTGCACCAGCGACACACCGTGGATCAACAGCACGATGCCGTGCCTGCGGTACAGCGCCCCCAGCAGCGGCAGCATCCGCTCGGCTAGGTCTTCGCGCTTCTGCCATTCGGCGAGGTAGGTCTCGGACTTGTCGGCCATCGCGCCGGAAGGTAGCCGAAAGCCTCGCTGACGCCAGTCGGACCGAGCGGGCTAGTGCGTTTCACGGCCGGCCCCCACGTGGGCTCTAGGGCCTTGGTGCCCGCTTCCGCGAGATCAAGGCGTCAGGCGGAGACAGGGTACGCGCGGGGCATGTGGAGGGCCTTGGCAATGGAACGCTGCGGAAGGTCTTGGATGGAACACACACGCCGATCGTCGCGACCCTATCTCCAGCCTGACAATGACCATTCTGGGGGACGCACGTTTCGGAGCGGTTTCAGTACCGCAACATCGTCGTCATCGCGCACGAGTTGCCCCGCGCGCGATGACCGGACGACCGCGTTCGCTCAGTAGCGGTAGCGCTCGGGCTTGAACGGGCCCTCGGGCGTGACGCCCAGGTAGTTCGCCTGCTCCACCGACAGGATGGTCAGCTTGGCGCCCAGCTGGCCGAGGTGCAGCGCCGCCACCTTCTCGTCCAGGTGCTTCGGCAGCACGTAGACCTCACCGCGCTCGTACTCGTCCTGGTCGTTCCACAGCGTGATCTGCGCCAGCACCTGGTTGGTGAAGCTGTTGCTCATCACGAAGCTGGGGTGACCGGTGCCGCAGCCCAGGTTCACCAGGCGGCCGCGCGCCAGCACGATGATCCGCTTGCCGTCCGGGAAGATGAAGTGGTCGACCTGCGGCTTGATCTCTTCTTCCTTCACGCCGTTCGCCGGGTTGGTCAGGTACGAGATCTCGATCTCCGAGTCGAAGTGCCCGATGTTGCAGAGAATCGCCTGGTTCTTCATGCGCTTCATGTGCTCGCCGGTGACGACGTGGAAGCAGCCCGTGGCGGTGACGACGATGTCGGCGATGGGCGCCACTTCGTCCATGGTCACGACCTGGTAGCCCTCCATGCACGCCTGCAGCGCGTTGATGGGGTCCACCTCGGTGATCATGACGCGCGCGCCCTGACGCGAGAGCGCCTGCGCGCAGCCCTTGCCCACGTCGCCGTAGCCGCAGACCACCGCGACCTTGCCGGCGATCATGACGTCGGTGGCGCGCTTGATGCCGTCCACCAGCGACTCACGGCAGCCGTAGAGGTTGTCGAACTTCGACTTGGTGACCGAATCGTTCACGTTGATGGCCGGGCAGAAGAGGCCGCCCGCCTTGCTCATCTCGTAGAGGCGATGGACGCCCGTGGTGGTCTCCTCGGAGATGCCCACGATCTTGTCCTCGCCCTCGAACCACGAGGGGTAGTGCTTGTGGATGATGGCCGTGAGGTCACCGCCGTCGTCGAGGATCATGTTGGGGCGCTTGCCGCCCTTGAAGGCCTCGAGCTGCTGGTAGATGCACCAGTCGTACTCTTCCTCGGTCTCGCCCTTCCAGGCGAAGACGGGCACGCCCGTGGCGGCGATGGCGGCCGCGGCGTGGTCCTGCGTGGAGAAGATGTTGCAGCTGGTCCAGGTGACCTCGGCGCCGAGCGCGGTGAGCGTCTCGATCAGCACGGCGGTCTGGATGGTCATGTGCAGGCAGCCCGCGATGCGCGCGCCCTTGAGCGGCTGCTTCTCGCCGAACTCGCGGCGGAGGGCCATGAGGCCGGGCATCTCGTGCTCGGCGATCTTGATCTCGCGACGGCCCCAATCGGCCAGCGACATATCGGCAACTTTGTACTTCAGCTGTTCGGTCATGAGCTCTTCTTCTCTCTGTTTCTCGGTGAGGCTTCTCGGGGGAAGTCGGGAAGGGGGGACACGGGGCGGCGCGCCACGAGCACCTGCCAGTCGAGGTGCGCGTCGGGGCCGTTCCCGCAACGGACATGGGGGATGCGATGGATGCTGGGGTCCGTGAGCTGCGCGCGCGTGGCCAGCTGGCGCAGCTCCTCGGGCGTGAAGCCCAGCCACAGGTCGGCCTGCTGCTCGCGCAGGGCCTCGTCCTCGTGGGCCAGGTAGTCCAGCACCACCAGCGCGCCACCCGGGGCCAGCAGCTCGGCCAGTCGCCGCACGGCTTCTTGCGGACGTGGGGCGTGGTGCAGCACGCGCGCGGCGAACACCACGTCGGCGCCACCCAGCGAGGCCACGTGCGCGGCGACCTCGGCGGCGTCGTAGGCGGTGTGCAGCAGGTCCACGTTCCGGTAGCCACGGCGCGCCAGGCGGGCCCTTGCCTGCGCCACGCGGGCGTCCGAGCGATCCACGGCCACCACGTGGTCGAACACGGGCGCCAGCACGTCCAGCAGGCTGCCGTCGCCGGTGCCCGCGTCCACGGCCACGCGCCGCTGCGCGATCAGGGGCGCCAGCGCCGACAGATAGGCAGGCAGCTCGGGCGGCAGGTCGGGCGTGCTGGCCTCCACCGGCTGGGCGAAGAACTCGCGGGCTTCGTCGTCGCGTGCGGCCACGATCTCGGCCACCCGCGCGAGGCTGCCGTCGGCCGTGCAGAGCCGCATGCCCGCACGCAGGGCGTCGTGCACCACGGCGTCGTCGGTCTGCCCGAGGGCCAGCGCCACCAGCGCGCGGGTTCCCTGCTTGCGCACGGCCAAGAGGCCGCCTTCCTTGAGCGCCTTCACCCGCCGCGACACGTTGGGCTGCGACTCGCCCAGCAGCTCGGCCAGCTCGCCCACGGTCAGCTCTTCGCTGCTGGCCAGCGCCAGGAGCCGCAGCCGCTCGGGCTCACCCAGGAGCTTGTAGAGCTCCCAGCGAGGCGTGCTGGACCCACTGAGCGAGT
This portion of the Sandaracinaceae bacterium genome encodes:
- a CDS encoding competence/damage-inducible protein A; the protein is MTAAILSIGTELTRGELVDTNATWLAEQLITLGFDVHEHATVEDDIPLIVDALRRLATKASVVIVTGGLGPTSDDLTAAAAAQAANQPLLRDPVVLDAIKKKYASFGRVMPDENAKQADRPETASVIPNPVGTAPGFALPLGDATCYFMPGVPREMRHLFRESIVPAIASQAERNTHQVHLRTFGKTESRVAGLLGGIAEEFGVTLGYRASFPEIEVKIHARAATEGDAVRIANEAASAVRQRLGDCIFGERDDTFSDAVGRALRDKGLTVALAESCTGGLAATMLTNVPGSSDYVLLSAVAYANSAKSRMLGVNPEVIRAHGAVSAEVAAEMAEGARRISGASLAVSITGIAGPGGGSEDKPIGTVWFGIAMDGQPTVTRHRLFPGERDQIRTLAAYTALRIMMRSALGQLDD
- a CDS encoding cytochrome b5 domain-containing protein produces the protein MGLLGKIVQNTKFVAKAVRAVTRDRVSPPAQAPLPVGEVRDYTAAELTAYDGSDPTRPVLLSIEGRVFDVTPGRSFYGKGGPYEMFAGKECAVALAKMSFDAADVHGDTSTLEAEEREKLNDWRETFEGKYRELGRLLP
- a CDS encoding methyltransferase, with the translated sequence MPDPVASPDSLSGSSTPRWELYKLLGEPERLRLLALASSEELTVGELAELLGESQPNVSRRVKALKEGGLLAVRKQGTRALVALALGQTDDAVVHDALRAGMRLCTADGSLARVAEIVAARDDEAREFFAQPVEASTPDLPPELPAYLSALAPLIAQRRVAVDAGTGDGSLLDVLAPVFDHVVAVDRSDARVAQARARLARRGYRNVDLLHTAYDAAEVAAHVASLGGADVVFAARVLHHAPRPQEAVRRLAELLAPGGALVVLDYLAHEDEALREQQADLWLGFTPEELRQLATRAQLTDPSIHRIPHVRCGNGPDAHLDWQVLVARRPVSPLPDFPREASPRNREKKSS
- a CDS encoding adenosylhomocysteinase produces the protein MTEQLKYKVADMSLADWGRREIKIAEHEMPGLMALRREFGEKQPLKGARIAGCLHMTIQTAVLIETLTALGAEVTWTSCNIFSTQDHAAAAIAATGVPVFAWKGETEEEYDWCIYQQLEAFKGGKRPNMILDDGGDLTAIIHKHYPSWFEGEDKIVGISEETTTGVHRLYEMSKAGGLFCPAINVNDSVTKSKFDNLYGCRESLVDGIKRATDVMIAGKVAVVCGYGDVGKGCAQALSRQGARVMITEVDPINALQACMEGYQVVTMDEVAPIADIVVTATGCFHVVTGEHMKRMKNQAILCNIGHFDSEIEISYLTNPANGVKEEEIKPQVDHFIFPDGKRIIVLARGRLVNLGCGTGHPSFVMSNSFTNQVLAQITLWNDQDEYERGEVYVLPKHLDEKVAALHLGQLGAKLTILSVEQANYLGVTPEGPFKPERYRY
- a CDS encoding glyceraldehyde-3-phosphate dehydrogenase; translated protein: MADKSETYLAEWQKREDLAERMLPLLGALYRRHGIVLLIHGVSLVQATPLEIIKAHRAARRLDGLELPLEDTFTAIEAMTAMDLAPAKVDVGKLRRNFGRDQVEGSFADYVRSQLASLNTGREPMRREPQDVVLYGFGRIGRLMARILIDKIGGGDKFRLRAIVVRPGKEGDLERRASLLRRDSIHGPFSGTIRVDQEDNALVINGNMVRVLYSNAPEDVDYEQYGIRDAIIVDNTGIWRDRDGLGRHLKAKGAAKVILTAPGQGDVPNIVFGVNDGTLAADASIVSAASCTTNAIVPVLKVINDQYGIQSGHMETVHSYTNDQNLIDNFHKKARRGRAAPLNLVITETGAAKAVAKALPELAGKLTGNAIRVPTPNVSLAILNLTLGQPITKDALNDHLRKVAIDSPLQDQIDYLTSPDIVSSDLVGNRHAGIVDATATITDQNRCVLYVWYDNEYGYSCQVMRLVQHMAGVRPPTLPA